A window of the Macaca nemestrina isolate mMacNem1 chromosome X, mMacNem.hap1, whole genome shotgun sequence genome harbors these coding sequences:
- the LOC105499312 gene encoding mitochondrial import inner membrane translocase subunit Tim8 A, whose product MDSSSSSSAAGLGAVDPQLQHFIEVETQKQRFQQLVHQMTELCWEKCMDKPGPKLDSRAEACFVNCVERFIDTSQFILNRLEQTQKSKPVFSESLSD is encoded by the exons ATGgattcctcctcttcttcctccgcGGCGGGTTTGGGTGCAGTGGACCCGCAGTTGCAGCATTTCATCGAGGTAGAAACTCAAAAGCAGCGCTTCCAGCAGCTGGTGCACCAGATGACTGAACTTTGTTGG GAGAAGTGCATGGACAAGCCTGGGCCAAAGTTGGACAGTCGGGCTGAGGCCTGTTTTGTGAACTGCGTTGAGCGCTTCATTGATACAAGCCAGTTCATCTTGAATCGACTGGAACAGACCCAGAAATCCAAGccagttttctcagaaagcctttctGACTGA